Genomic window (Sphaerodactylus townsendi isolate TG3544 linkage group LG12, MPM_Stown_v2.3, whole genome shotgun sequence):
TGCCAGCTCACACAGAAAGAATCAAGCTACAAGAACCAAATTTGCTGCTTCCACTTAAAGGTAAAGGAACTGATTCTGTAAGAGGAGGCGTAGACTTCTTTCTCAAAGTCGATGCACGTCATGACTGTCCAAGAGAGATCTGTCGCCTGTCCTTGCCCACCTATCATATGTCAAACGTTGGACCCAAGAGTGCTGCCTTCTGACAAGAGCATATTCCAAAAGCCGGAGGAGGTTGACTTGGTCTTTTTTCAAGTGAACTTTCAGTCACTTATGAGGTGATGATACCAAATCACTAGAATTCTAAATATCATCTTTTCCGGAGTGGGAAGTGGCACATCTCGTGTGGAATTAGGAGGCGAAAGCCAGCTGCCTTTCTGGTTAGGCACGTGTGTTACCAATATACTTGGCTCATCTCTGCCTGATGCCCTCAGCCTTGTGCCAAGATGAGATCACTGAAGTGCATTAAATAAAATCTCTTCTCCAAGGCCGGCTTGAATGTCAGGTTGCTGTTTTGTGTGCTTCTGTACCTTTTGGCCACAAATAATCTAGAACCCCCGAATACCATTTTGGGTTCAAGTCACCTTGGGTTTTTGTTTAAGACTAGATGTCAAAATGAGTGTCTTTAAGAGATGGTCTGGAGTAGGCAATTGTGAATACCTGCTGGGTTCAGATGCTCTAGGAACCAGCCATGCCCAGACAATTCTGAGTCCTTGGACATGTGAAGTGCTGTCCATTTAAATATGTGCAGAGGGCTTCACATCTGGGACTGGGAAGAAGGGCTAGGAAGGTTTGTGCGTGGGACACCGTTTGGATGTGCCACACAAATTATGAAGCCAGTCCggggtttaaaatattttgatgtggaaaatcagaaacagaaatattttggTCATGGAAATAAGAAACAGTCCAGGCCATTGCAGTTCACTCCTGAGGAATCTCAGACTCCATCCCCCACAAGCATGTGTTCATTGTTGTTGTGCACTTGAAAAACAGGTGTGTGGCTTTTCCTCTGGGCCCTGTTTGTGACCAACAGGACAAAAGGCTGCCTTGGCTCCCTGGCGCTTAATTTGCATTTTTTGCTGAAGATCCAagactccctccccttcctccagcctTTGGAGGGAATAGATCCCCTCCGGGCAATTTCTGAGCGctttcccctccccagtcccGGTGGGGAGGCTGAGCACTTCGGGGCAAGAGGGCGACCCGCTTTCAGGGTTCAGCCCCCGGCCCCTCTCTTTCCAGAAACTCGATCAAGGGCTGGGAgatcttaagggggggggggggggcgagcgccGACGGGCGACCCCTCCTCCAGTGTCGACTGGAGGCCGGCTTTGCCCGCTCCTCCCCGCCCCTTCCCTCGTGCTCGCGGACCCTCCGCCCGGCTCGCcggccccctcctcttcccgcACTTGGGGTCGCCCCTCCCGAGGCGCTTCCGCGGCCCGCAGCTGCTCTGCCCGGCTGGGGTGCAGCCGGGGAGCCGCCGGCGGGCGCTCCCCTCGCCTTTGTCCCCGCCGAGGAGGGGCGGGCGTcggcgccccctccctccccccgtgaGGCTCTCCCTCCCCAGGTGCGCACCGACTCACTCCTgcagttttgggggtggggagccggGCTGCCGCATCCTTTGCGGGGGCCTGAGAGGCgagaggcggggtgggggtggccgaGGAATGCTGCAAACCGCCGCCCCCCCTCCATCCGTTCTTTTCTCGCAGCTCTCCGAGGAGGACCCACCCCCTTCGTGGCTACTGCCGGAGATcctctgccagccccccccccctcccgcgccGCCTTTGTAATAAGCAGGCCAGCCTCTAGAGCGCTCccctcatctcccccccccccccatgtgcgtGGTGTGGGCTGAGCTGCTGGCTCGGTGCTGCCGGAGAAAGAGCAGCAGCCCCAGCAGGCGAGAGGCGGAGGCGGCGGCTGCAGCAGCCCGAGCCGTCCATCCATCCAGGGGAGCCGCCTGCTGCGGACAATGCCCGGCAGCCCCAGGGAGCCTCCGCGCCGCTGCTCGGGCACTGACAGCGCAGCACGTGCGCCAGCAGCCGCAATGACAGCAGCTGCAGGGGCAGCCGGGCGGCCACCGGCAGCAGCAGCCGAGTGACGGGATCACCCCTGCAAGATGAATGCCTCGCTGGAGCTGGACAGCaaccgcagcagcaggcccttctgCCTCCTGGCCGCCGGCTACCCGGAGACCCTGGACTTCTGCCTCCTGGAGGTGATCATCATCGTCTTCCTCACTGTCCTCATCATCTCGGGCAACATTGTTGTCATCTTTGTCTTCCATTGCGCTCCGCTGctcaaccaccacaccaccagCTACTTCATCCAGACCATGGCCTACGCTGACCTCTTGGTGGGTGTGAGCTGCCTGGTGCCTTCTTTGTCTTTGCTGCATTACCGCATTGCCTTCCTGGGTGAGTCCCTGGTTTGCAAGGTCTTTGGTTATGTGGTTTCGGTGCTCAAGAGTGTCTCGATGACCTCTCTGGCTTGCATTAGCGTTGACAGGTACATTGCCATCACTAAACCGCTGACTTACAACACGCTGGTCACCCCCTGGAGGCTCCGGGTGTGTATCCTGCTCATCTGGTTGTACTCGGGGGCTGTGttcctccctgccttcttccagtgGGGCAAGCCCGGCTACCACGGGGACGTCTTTGAGTGGTGTGCCAACTTCTGGAAGACCGATGCTTATTTCACCCTTTTCATTGTCGTCATGCTCTATGCGCCAGCTGCCTTCGTGGTCTGTTTCACGTACTTCAGCATCTTCCGCATCTGCCAGCAGCACACCAAGGAAATCAACGAGAGAAGAGTCCGGTTCAGCTCTCAGGATGGAGAGGCagctgaggcccagccatgcccagaCAAGCGCTACGCCATGGTTCTCCTGCGAATCACCAGCGTCTTCTACATTCTCTGGCTTCCCTACATCATTTATTTCCTCTTGGAAAGCTCAGACGTGTACCGCAACCGTGTGGCCTCCTTCTTGACCACCTGGCTTGCCATCAGTAACAGCTTTTGCAACTGTGTCATCTATAGTCTGTCCAACAGTGTCTTTCAGAAAGGCTTAAAGCGTCTATCTGGTGCAGTTTGCGCCTCTTGTGCCAGACACCGGGCCGCAAAGGATTCCTCTGCATCCAGGAGCAAAAGACCTTCCAATGGGTGTCATGCCTAAAATAGGGATTGCTATGAATACAGAATAACTTAAAGAtgtccaggtttgcaaaaaacaaaacaaaaatgcacacGCACAACTTTCTCTGAGAAATGCTGCTGATGTAAAAGAATCATGTGCTGTTTGACGTTTCACCTTAAACATTTCCTCATGGTGGGCAGGAGAAGTGTGTAGTGACTCATTTCAGAATcaaattctctttctctccctcttccccacctAGAGTGACTGACAACGGTGGGCATGCGAGAGCGTTGGCAAAAAGATACACTTTCATTCTTCCTTACAGCTTTGTTAGGGTGTTTGGAGATCTGTGCTTTGTGTGTACGTGTGAGGACGTTAATGGTACAGTGCTGTATTCACTGATAATTTGTTCGTTTGTGCACATACCAAAGTATATTTCCGAATCAAAACAAGGGATCAGACGTtattctcttttctcttcctgactccatttttttcttcttcaggccAGTCGCAAATAATGTGAACACTTGAACATTTGATTCCAGTGTGCAATGAGCCAGTGATTTGACCATGTGACTAAATCTCCTCACTCcggtgtgcttttttaaaaacaaaacaacagttgCTGTGGTGCCCAGTGCCCTGTTTGCTGTTAGGATGCTCATTTGTGAGTTAGAGTACAGTAtttgcatcttttttaaaaaaaattgtttgtgtAGTAACAGGATAACTTCGGTGCAGGCCAAACCTAGCAgttaaataaagtattttttttataaGATAAGAAATATTTGTCCTTTTCTCAGTTTCGAATTGTGGCCATGTCTTGAGAACGGGAGAAAACGTTTAAGTGCTCTCTGTTTTTTGCTTTGTGGGAACGTTTCTCCTAAAAATAGAGAAAAGATACTTATCAAAATGTAAAATGCTCTGGATGCTTAGCACACTAACTGCTAGTAAGAATGGTGGAGGGGGAAATGACACTTAAATAGCTGGGGCGACAGATCACAAATTTTAAGTATAAATTTTAAATGCAAGCAAATTTCTGATAAGATTCTTTGCAAAGTAGGGTTTTCCCGCTGATAAGATTATATCAGCCTTCCTGCTGATAGGGTGAGGAAGCAGGTGTAATGTCTGTTCAAAACCAGTCAGAATGGATTAATTTCAGTAAACCAAATAGTTCTGGTCCAGAAGAGCAATTTCAGTGGATGTATTTGGAAATGGGTTGCATTGCATGCATTGTGTGATCATGCTTTGAGAACAGCAGCCACAACTTCACCAGGTCgttttaacatttccttttgcCCCCATAATGCTCACAGTGCCATTTTGCCACACAGACTGCCTTAAGAAGGAATGTGGTACATGGAAGTGGTTAGTTAGTGTGATGATTCTCTGTGAGCAACATTCTGAGGAGGAAAGATGTGATGAGTGACTGCAGTGACTCCACCTGCAGCAGCTTTGTAAGAGCCTGGTATTTGTGTCAAAACCCACCAGATTCTGCAGCCTGGCTATGCTTGCAATCTTAAGCGTGCTTGCTTAGTAGTAAATCTCAGTAAGCGGAGTAGGACTTAATAATGAGGAAACGTGAATAGGATGGGGTGCAAAATGTGCAGATATAATACTTGTGCTTATGTGTTGCATACTCTGTTCTCCTTGCTGTGTGCAGGGGCCATGAGCCATACCAAACCCTCATATGCCACCAAACCCTCATATGCCACCAAACCCTCATATCCCACTTGTCAGCAGCCCTAGTCCCCCCTTCACCCCAACTATCTAGAATTCTCCAGATGTTTTCATACACAATGAGGGGTAGAACCTCTATGCAAGGTCTTTCATTTCCAGTTCCACATTTccatggtggggcagggctggctaCACAGAAAGTTGAGGCATTATTTTTCTGCCCAGGAAGAAAAGCTATTGTGTTGATATAAGAGATCAGTGGCATTCTTGCATTTCTACATTATTAGTAAGACCTTCTTGTAGGCTTCAAGCTCACAGGTAAATTAAAAGGTGAAGCCAGTATTTTTTTGCTAGCGCTCTCCTGGTCCTATAATACAGAGAGAGATTTAAGATGTCAATGAGAAGGTCTGTAGCTGTTCAAGAGGTGTGCAGTCTGTGGAGCAGTTGCCTTGAAGTAGTGAAGTAGAAATATGGTTCATGTTATCGGATGTGGTGATAGCTATTAGTTCTGAGGCCTTCTCTACCCATATATTATAAGGGGTTTTACCATTTCAGGCTGTAGGTTCCGACTTTGCATCCTTAATGtttcttggccttttggctaagatcaagcgAAGCATCTGTTCTTTTCATGACAAAGGTTCTTAATCTTATGCTTCACATAATGTGGAAGCTCCCAAAGGGGAGCTTTAAAGAAAAATACCTCTCCTGCAATCTGAACAATCCACCCTGCCACCTCTTTACTACCTCATACTGTCACACGTGTAAACCcttagatgactttaaaagggaacTAGACAAATTTGTAGAGAAGGCGCTTTTTGAAGGATATTAGCCATGCAAACTGTATGAAATCACATTGTGCATAGACAGTATACTTCATgccaggtttttttggggggggggcaacaaaggAGGGAAAAGCGTCAGGCCCTGTGACTCTTGTGGCTTCCTGGGCATCAGGTTGGCCAGTGTGGGAAACAGGACTAAAATAACCCAccttggtgtgatccagcagagctGCCCTTATGGCCCTAATGGTTTTGAGGGCAACAAAGCCAACATTATCAAGGGCTCACATGATGAAAGTGCCATACAAGACGCCAAGCAGTGTTTGTTGCTGTTATCAAATGGGCAACTTAGTCATTTGAACTCCTGGGCCAGATTATTATTTTCTGGATCCGTGAACTGAGAAGGAGCTGCAGAAGGAACACCATCTGTCCACTGCCATCTTGTTGCCACATTATAAAGGAGACATTTTTGGGCATCTTTGCAAGCTTGAGAGGCCTTCCTTGGCTCAGGGGCTGCCTGTGCTGTCAGGTTACTATTGGTCTTTAAGTCCTGTCACTTTCACCTCCTTGCTGAAGAAGTTGCTTGAAAACATATTCTGAGAAAGGTTTACCTTATGAGGACACAGGCATTTGCAGGACCTGTGCACTGGCAGGCCTTTATGCACATCTCCCTTTCGGTGAGGAGCTGGGTTGCTTTGAAACTGAATTGCTCCCTTCTTTTGGGAAAAGAACCGTAACACTTTAATCCATGagagttattagcattaaattatAATTTAAGTAAAAACCATTACagggtttgaaaaaaaacacattcctCTTTAAATAAAGGAGGGAAAATAAGATCAAATTTAAGTTAAGATGTGGAAAAGGCTacggctcagtggcagagaatctgCGTGGCTTACAGAAGATACCTGATTCAGTCCCCAGCACCCCCAGCTTAAAAAAAGGATGAAATGGTTATTCATATGAAACACCTACTTCCCAAGACTcttgggagctgctgccagtctgagtaaacagtgCTGCCAGTGATGGACCAATTGTGACAATTTccaagtgtgtttgtgtgtgtttgtatattgGAGGAGCAGATCAGACgctaaaaatatttatatgagaCTGAGGGCTACTTAGAGATGctttacagcataggtgtcaaactcgcggccctccggatgatgggaactgtagtccataacatctggagggctgcgagtttgacacctgtgctttacaggATGGAAAATGATAGATATGAACTATGTGAACCATGTGCAGATTTATGCCAATGCACTGAAAATTTGCACAGGGCTCTCTGTGTATATTTATTAGTTGTTGTGAGATCTCATTTGTGTGTCACTTCTAATAAAGAACTTGCAACAACCAGTGTTTGGGCTACAGTAATGTTTATGTATTATCAACCAATTATTAGTAATGTTAAGCAGTGTGTTTTGTAAATAGACTCTCTCATACTGGCACTTTGTTGACCGCTtactggggatggggcggtatattaagttaaataaataaataaataaataaataaataaataaataataataatactaataataataatactaataataataataataataataataataataataataataatactctgaattttaattttaaagggtTGCAGCTACGCAACTGTTGTTACCTGACGTATTTTAGCCCCACTATAGCGTCACCCCATGGTTACAGAAAATATGAATGCCATAAATGCTGTGCTGTTATTGTTGGCACAGATACTTTCACAGAGCGATTTGGAGGGCTTGGTGACTTTAAAATATGGTCATTTTTACA
Coding sequences:
- the GPR21 gene encoding probable G-protein coupled receptor 21, yielding MNASLELDSNRSSRPFCLLAAGYPETLDFCLLEVIIIVFLTVLIISGNIVVIFVFHCAPLLNHHTTSYFIQTMAYADLLVGVSCLVPSLSLLHYRIAFLGESLVCKVFGYVVSVLKSVSMTSLACISVDRYIAITKPLTYNTLVTPWRLRVCILLIWLYSGAVFLPAFFQWGKPGYHGDVFEWCANFWKTDAYFTLFIVVMLYAPAAFVVCFTYFSIFRICQQHTKEINERRVRFSSQDGEAAEAQPCPDKRYAMVLLRITSVFYILWLPYIIYFLLESSDVYRNRVASFLTTWLAISNSFCNCVIYSLSNSVFQKGLKRLSGAVCASCARHRAAKDSSASRSKRPSNGCHA